Within Ovis aries strain OAR_USU_Benz2616 breed Rambouillet chromosome 11, ARS-UI_Ramb_v3.0, whole genome shotgun sequence, the genomic segment TGTTGCTGTGCTTAGCCCCTCCGTGACTGAGGGGCTTAAGCAACATGTCTATTTTCTCACAGGACTGGAGGCTGGacgtccaagatcaaggtgctggaaAGTTTGGTTCCTGACTAGAACTTTCCTACTGAgcttctgtgtcctcacatgggaGACGGGGAGGGAGCTGGTCTCTTCCTTGTCTTAAAAGGGACTCACCCATCATGGGGCCCCACCCGCACGATCTCATCTAAACCTGATTGCCTCCTAAAGCCCCACCCCCTCCAAATTCCATCATTTCAGGATTTAGGGGTGCAGTACATGATTCTGGCAGGAGACAAGATTCAGTCCACAGCACTGAACGTGAAGGAGCGTCAAGGTCAGCCCAGCTACCTCGGCAAGTGGTGGCCCCGTGCCACGCACCGTCTGAGGCTCAGGAGCTGTGTGGGTGACGGGCAGACCCCGACTTTGTCTTCTGGGAGCCCTCAGCGAGTGAGAGACCAACCTGGAGGTGGACGACACGGCACCAGCAGACTGAGGGTCTCAGCGGAGATGTCCACGGGATCCGGGCTGGGAATAGGGAAAGGGCACTGGGCCCATCCCGCACGTGACAACGCGAGGAGGAGGGGGTCCCTGGGAGCGAGATgcagcctggggaggggctgggccccTGCAGGACCTCCCCAGGGGAGCCCAGGAGGCGGGAAGCCTGTGGTGGGGCGGGGGATGGCGAGGAGCTGGCATGGCCGGATCGAGGGAACCCAATCCTCTGGCCTTGACTTTGCAGAGAAACTTTTCATCGTTTGGTGGGGAAGCAGTGTCACTGAGCTCTGCTCTAGGAAGTGCCTTCTGCGGATGGTcagggaccagattccatgaggGCTGGGCTTCCAGAAGCTGAAGGGAGTCTGCTGTAATCTAAGAGGCTGTCCTTGGCtacattgctgctgttgttcagttgataagtcatgtctgactctttgaggccccacagactgcagcacgccaggcttccctgtccatcaccaactcccagaacttgctcaaactcatgtccatcgagtcggtgatgccatccagccatctcgtcctctgccgtccccttctcctcctgcccccaatccctcccagcatcagagtctttttccagtgagtcactttttcacatcaggtggccagacttttggagcttcagcttcagcgtcagtccttccaatgactattcatgtcttccttcagaatggactggttggatctccttgcagtccaagggactctcaagggtcttctccaacaccgcagttcaaaagcatcaattcttcggtgctcagccttcattatggtccaactctcacatccatacatgaccacaggaaacaacatagctttgactatacagacttttgtcagcaaaatgacgtctctgctttttaatacactgtctaggtttgtcatagcttttcctgtaaggagcaaccgtcttttagtgtcatggctgcagtcggtTAGATATTCACACTTGATTTCAGCAACTGCCTTAGGCTGGACTTCCCCGAAGCAGATCTGAGATGGGTGTCCACGAGAATTATCGGGAAAGTCTTGGGCACAAGGGTGCTGGGGTGTCCACGCCACCACTGGCTCAGGACTGGCGCCACACACTCCACGCCTGCAGGCTTCCAGCAACTTCCACCAGAGATGcaggagggaaggcagagggTGATGCAGGAAGCGGTGGGCACCGAGGCTGGGGAGCAGACGCTGAGTGACTGCTAACTGTCCAGTTAGGACGCCACCCAAGGACGCCCCTACAAGCCACAGCACCGGCCTGGCCAGGACTTAGGGTGTGGGGAGAAGTTTGGGGGCTCAAATCAAGGATGTCACGGGAAGCCCAATACCCATATCCAGGATCACGAGAACTATGGCTGAGAGATCTCTTCCAGCCACAGACGGATGGGAGCCCCGCAGAGCAAGGCGCGCTGGCCCCGCGCTAGCTCAGTGCTGACGACGAGCACAGCAGCGGCTGCGATGGGCTTCTCAGCGAGAATCAGAGCCGGGCTCCTGTGGCCAGGAGCTGTCCCTGGGCTGTTCAGTCGCTAGatcgtttctgactctgcaagcccagcgtctgcagcccgccaggctcctctgtcctccactgtctcctgagtttgctcagactcacggcTCCCGAGTTGCTGATGCTCTCTAGGCTTCTTGCCCTCTGTTGCGCCCCACCCCCCacgatcacagccttgttgtggcgaAAGGGCCTGCAAAACTCAGTggagctatgagccatgccacgcagggccacccaagatgagcAGGTCACAGTAGAGAGTTCTGACCAGTCGTGGcccgctggaggagggaagggcaacccactgcagcattcttgccgaGAGAGCCCcgtgaaaagtatgaaaaggcagcaGCCCCCGGGCTGTGCCGACTGGTTACCTGACTGCGGGGCGGGACGGGTCCCGTCCACCGGTGACTCAGGGCCCTTTGGCCCTGTAACCAGGATGGCCCCTCCTGCCCCGCCCATCTGTACGGTTGTTCCGGAGGTAAAACCGGGACGCCAGCCTGGGGAATTCTCCAAGAACGTCAGGCATGTTTTGCTTCTGAAATGCTTAGCAGAGTCAGGCGGGGAAGGTGACTGGTGCTGAGCATCCCCTCCAGGCCCGCAGCTGCCTCTGCAGCTTTGAGCAAACGCAAAGGACAGCAAGGTGCCCAGGGCTGAACTTTGACCCCCAGGCGGGGACACTGACAGAGACCTTGGTCTTTCCCTACAAACTGCAGATACCGTGAAGGCACGTGATCTCTGCCCAGATGTGATTAATCACAGAGCATCTGAGTTACCTGCTGGGGCGGGAAGACAGAGATCACAGCCAGCTGTCAATGAAGCTCTGACAAGTCTCCACCTGGGTTCTGCGCcggctccctcccttcctcttggtCGGCCAGACACTCTTTGCCTGGGTCTGCCCCGCCACTCACCAGGCcagcacccccctcccccgcccccagggaCTCTGGAAAGTTCAGCCCTCAGACTTTCTGCCTGTTAGAAAGGGGCGGGGACACCAGTCTCTGGGAGACTCAGTGCTGGGGGTGATGTTCCTTAGGGGCTgcctctctgcctgccctcagcAGCCCCTCTTCACCCTCATTTCAGAGCAGGAGGACTCCCTCTAAAGCATCAACCCCAGGGCCCCACGtgaagccgcttcagtcgtgtccgactctttccgaccccatggactgtagccctccaggctcctctgtccatgggattctccaggcaagaatgctggagtgggttgccgcgccctcctccaggggatcttcctgacccggggatggaaccctcgtctcttgcgtctcctgccttggcagcgGGCTCTTTACTGTTAGTGCCACGCAGGGCCGCGGGACGATCAGCTGTTTGTCTTCGACCCTTAaagtgcaaagaaaagaaaagccccaGCTACGGCTGTGACCCTGGACTGCAGGGGCCCCATGGGGCCTCGCCGTGGGCCCTCCTGGATGCCCGTGTCCACACCCGAGTCCCCACCTGCCCAGCAGAGGAAGCCTCTGCCCAGAGCTCTGGACCCCAAGCTCCCTGAGGGCAAGGATGGCATTCAACCATTTACCCAGACCCGCACACAAGGCAGGCGTCCGCCTCTCAGGGACCCTGTCACTCGTCCCTGGGCACGTGGAGGACCTAGGAGGCACGGGACATGTCCAAGCTGGCCAGTGAACGGCCGGGTCTGGACCTGAACACGTAGCTGTCTGCCTTCCAAGTGTGGGTTCGTTCTAACCACACACGTGTCTAAACGGAGACACCTGGGATCCCATGTCACGAATCTCAGACCTTGACGACGCTCACGTCCCCAGCCTCCAGGTTCACCCTGGAGGCCTTGACCCCAGGCACCTCTCACTGACCAGGGTTCTAGGTGAGAGAATCAGAGCTGTCCACAGGGCTCCTGGGCAGGAAGGTGGGGCCACACGGAGGTTGTTCCTGGCACCTCCGGGTTGGTTTCTCTTTTCTACAGCAGTGTGTAGGCTGCAGTGTTTAATGTCTAAATgagaggatgatttttttttaatgttggatCCTGGGAGAAATAATATGTATGATTTTCTGCTACCAGGCTGTGCTGAACATTCATCGGTTTTCCGAGAACCAACCCAAAGCAAAGGGAGGATGGAGCACCGCTGCTGGCATGATTCGGAGGGTGTGCCGCCGAGGAGACGCCCCTGGGGGCCGAGTGATAAAAGAGGCTGGGCCGCGGGCCACAGCCGGCCCGCCCCAGCCCCACTCGCTGTCCCGCAGCCCATGGCAGGTGCTCTGCGAGGCGTGGATGCCACATGGGGGGGACTGCAGAGGAGTGGGGGAACGCAGCTCGCTTCTGCctacctgccccccaccccgttCTTCCACCTGGGGCCCAAGTATACAGTTCCCTGGCGGGACCTGGTGGTCCTTCAGCGAGGGTAGTCACCACGTGTGCTTCCTGAGAGGGTTGTGGGTGGGCAGGCTGCAGCGGGGGGCCCGCGGGGCTCTGCACACCCGGGGCACGTGCTCTGTACTCAGCGGCAGGTGCTGCGCCGGCAGAGGCGGTTGGGCAGTTGCTGGCCCTCTGGGGCCTCGGGGGGCTCTGCAGGGGGAGAGAGGGCGGGCAAAGCTGGGGCCTGCTGGCCGCCTCACTGGGAAGGTGTTCTCACCACCTCTGTGGCCCCAGCCTTGGCCCCAGGGGTCAGAGCAAGAGGCCTGCCCCTCAGCTGCAGCTCTGCAGGCAGGGGCCATCTCAGGGGCTTCTGCTACCCTTCTGACGGCCCGAGGGGCAGCCCGAAGCCATGCCCAGGAAGCCTCACCCTGTCACAGCCCCTCTGGCCTGGAGATGGAGACGGAGTGGGCGGCTGGCATGGTGGGCCGGCACGGGTCCCAAAGGGGTCACAGGCACCCGGAGAGGAGGCGCCTCCGTCTGGGGTTTACTGAAGGCCACGCGGTGCAGGGCAGGAAGGAGGCCCCCAGGCCAGCAGGACGGCTCTGGGGGTCCCAGGGGGATTTCCGCTTTCTCTTCGCAGGCCTGgtctgcccccgccccccgcccccgccccccgccccccgctcccCGCTGTGGGGGTCAGAGCCGGGCCTCTGGTGGCTCCGTTTGTTCCAATGAGCTGGCAATTTTGGGGCGTCGCCTCGCTTTTCAGAACGCTCTCCTCTCTTCATACAAGAGTCGGCCTGGTCGTCATGGACACGGGGCGTCTCCGAGGATGCAAGGACTCCCAGAGACCCAGCCTTGGAGGGGGAGTGGGTGTGGGGGGCTCGGAGGGCCCCCACTCCCGAGGCCCCTGAGGTCGGATGATGCTCCCCCGCTCCCGCCGTGGATCTGGCTCCCGGGAAGTGGGACCCTCAGCGTCTGCAGAGCCCGCCCGGAGCCGCGGAAGAGGACGGCTTCCCAGCCTCGACGACCCGCGCTCTTCCTGTGTCTTCCTGTAATCTGACTCTTGATTGCCGCCCTGGAGGGGGGCCCGGGGACCTTTGATCTCCCCGCCCCCGGACGCTGGGCCTCTGGTCTGGCTGAGTTTGCGGGGAGCAGCAGTCGCCGTCCTGTGCGGGAGCCTCAGGCCCAAATTGATGTCAGGTTCCCGGCCGGCGGAGTGTTACCTGGAGCTTTGAAACTCGTAATGACTCCAGACCGTCTTCTCAAGTCAGCGGCTACAAATGCTAATAAAATTAAAGCCGCCGGAGAGTTCAGCCTGGCGACCCTTTGAAAGCAAGTCTGCGCCGGGTTATTGCCCTCAATTATCTAGTTGTCCACTCTCTTAGCTTGGGGTTAAACTCTTAACTCTTCCCTTTGAAGTCATTATCCTTTTATCTATGACTGGACCAAGGAATTTTAGGACAATAATCAATGGAAACTTCATAAGAATAGaagagtggggaggggggggaAGGTGTGAATATCCCTTCAACTGTTGGCCTGCtccggggagggggtgggcaggcgAGGGGCTGTGTCCCCAACTTGCAGGGGGAAAAAGGAGGGGGACCCCACTCCAGCATCCCAGTGAGCAAGGTTCAGCTCCtctgcaaaatgaagaaaagggaTAATTTGGGGGCAACAGAGAGGTGCAGCCTTCATCAAAGGGGAAGGGAAAGTAATGAAGCAAAAAGACACAATTAAAGAACGGGTTTAATTAGGGCTTTGATGTGTCCCGGTGCCTGGCAGTCTTCCAGGAAGTGGCCTGTGAAGGGAGCTGACCCCAGAGGCTGCGGGCTGGGGGCTTCTCCACCAGGAGGAGAGCCAGGCTCACCCAGGTCCTCACAGCAGGAGGACAAGAAATCACAGCTTTCTTTTCTGCAAAAGTCCTTCTGGCCTCCTGGAGGCAGAAGCTCTTTCGTAGCATTATGCTGCCTCTCTCCctgtttaaaaagagaaaaagagacaggcagagagagagagagagacagaaagagagatgagaggcagagagatagaggggaaaagaaagacaaaaatagggGATGCTGACTAATGCTGGcgaggtgtttcattttcctcttcatttaatCCCATTTGGGACACTTGTCTACACAgaaaagataaacacacacaGGGGAAGAGCCCGTTGCTGAACTTTCCGAAATGAAACACGCTGGATACAGGAGCCACCTCTCACCAGGAGCAGCTGCCCCGCCTAGacgttgcacacacacacacgcacatgcccacacacgcacacagacatgcacacacacgcaagcacagatacacacacacaggcaaccATActtgcacacacaggcacacctgtacacacaggcacacacatgcagaaCACCCCCCAAATGCACACACACGTGAACATACGCACCCGCACGCAGCGCCCCCCACACGTGAAGCGCACACCCACGcagcacacacacgcgcacacccACATTTTGCCCTGTTACAAGCCCCCCTCCTCATTACAGAAAGAAACCTCAAGCTGCTGAGCTGCGCACGCATCCAGAAAGCACCCTCGCCCACCAGCCGGGCCCTGCCAAGGGTCTGGGGCCACAGCCGCCTGCCAGGGCTGAGGTGGGGCGAGGCAGACCACCAGGCCGGCCCGGGGCTCTCTGAACCCCACTGGGGCTGTGCCTGGGGCTCCGAGTTTCAGGGAGGCAGCTGGGGGCTCCCGAGTCTGACCTGGGGAGCAACATCCGCACTCCTCGCGTTCTCAGGGAGAACTCGAGTCAGGCCCTCCTGACGGCAGGTGAGGGGCGTCCTGCGGCCTGCAGACCCCAACATCAACCCCGAGAAGTCCACTGGAAATGAGCCTGTCTTGAGCTTGCATTTCAAAAATGCCTCTGTCttaggtttttatttcttctatttataCAGAGACTCTGCGAGCACTCTGGGAAAGAAAGGCAGCAGGTTTGCAGAGGAGACAGGTTCACGTGAAGGGAGGAGAATGCTTTTCACACCGTctctcccagggactgaaccctctcTGAGAGATGGAACCCCTTAGCGCCCCAGCCCTCATCCTCTTAGGTCACTCTACACAGCTGGGATTAAAGGAGCCCGAGGGTCGCTCAGAAGCACTGGGGGCTCTGGCTGTCCTGGCGTGATGGTGGGGTGGACAGCTGACCAGGACCAGCCAGTGAGGGGTTACAGAAACGAGGGGTCCTCGAGCGGGGGGAGGCCCCAGCTCCATCCGTGTGAACGCACACACATTTCTGCGTGAGCAGAGGTGTGGCGCGTCCTGGGATGCGTGTACATCTGCTCCCCATTAGCGTGGATGCTAAAGTTAGcttaacaaaaaacaaactccTTCAAATCAAGTGTAATTATTCTAGATACATAAAAGCTGCTTTCTAATATGATTTGTACAGACCCCGGAGGAACTTCTACTTGAATTGGAgggtttcatttgctttttatttttttttttttggccagaacTACAACTGCTCAAACGTTTCTactgtgaagaaataaaagatggagCAAGTCCTGGAAGTCCGCACAGGCCCACATTAGGGACAGCAGTAATCTCGCCTCCTCTCTGCGGGATTTTCCATTTCCTGGTGGTTTTCTAATCTTTGCACGTTGGAAAGTAAAGATGCTTGGGGTTGTTTATAATAAGAGGGGGGGCAAAAACTTATGGTGggcgtggattttttttttttaaagctttaacaTGCCCCAGGGTTATTCTAAAATACTTCTGAAAACATTCCGTTCAGTGTTCCCTCATCACAAAAGGAAGATTTGATAGGGAGTTCATTTCTAATTACTGGTTCTGAGAAAGTCTAATCCTGGCTTCTGATATATAGATCTGTTGGGGGGAGCGGGCTGGGCAGGAATGGGCATTGGGGGGCTGAGGTCCTGGGGTCTTGGAAGTCCAGCTGGGGGATCTGGGGTCAGGGGTTAGCCAGATTCTTCAACAACTCTTATTCATCCTTTCCTTTGGGGTCTGCCAATAGTCCCCCTTTTATACCTTgctattttctttattaatgtgACGAATATTTCAGCAGCAGGAGGGAAATGGACGTTCATTACCAAGTCAAGTTAAACATGGATGCATCCAGGGCGTTCTCCACAAGCTGCTGAGGGAGTCAAGCGAGGGCCTTTCTTTCAAGCAGCTTTCAGGGGCGGCAGGCCGGGGCCGTGATGAGAGTAGGTGCCGGGAGCAGGCCCTATTGGAGGTGGCTTTGCTGGAGGCCGCGTTCTTTTAAATAACTTCCACCTGCCTCAGGCCTCAGAGCAGAGACAGGCCTCAGCGTGACTGTCGGAGGCTGTATTTTGGGGCACTGTAGCTGCAC encodes:
- the LOC121820680 gene encoding uncharacterized protein LOC121820680; translation: MKQMKATCVNGCRKTMMPSTGNGEIEPRSLSLSLPLPPPIPRAFCGRLGAFPQGRGPGRPPARVMSTGEGLALAVLNIHRFSENQPKAKGGWSTAAGMIRRVCRRGDAPGGRVIKEAGPRATAGPPQPHSLSRSPWQNALLSSYKSRPGRHGHGASPRMQGLPETQPWRGSGCGGLGGPPLPRPLRSDDAPPLPPWIWLPGSGTLSVCRARPEPRKRTASQPRRPALFLCLPVI